The nucleotide sequence CGGGTGAGCGCCCTCAGGCGCGCGAGCAACTCGTCGAGAGCGAAGGGCTTGACCATGTAGTCATCGGCGCCGGCGTCCAGACCGTCGACCCGGTCGCCGACGGCGTCGCGCGCAGTCAGGATGAGAATGGGGATGTCGTTGCCGCCCTGGCGGAGCATCCGGGTGGTCTCGAGGCCGTCGAGCCTCGGCATCATCACGTCCATGATGATGGCGTCCGGCTGGTAGCTCACCAGCTTGGCGAGAGCCTCCACGCCGTCGGCAGCGGTCTGTACGTCGTCGCCGGAATAGGTCAGCGAGCGTGCGAGCGAATCGCGAACGGCCTGATCGTCGTCCACCACCAAGATGTGCATGCCTGTAACCCTGTCACTTTCCACCGACTGCTGGCATCCTACCTGGGTCCACCGACTCCACCCGGCAGCCGTGCCGGTCGCTAGTGTGTCCGCATGACAAAGCTGGTTTTCGTCTGCTGGGGCAACATCTGCCGCTCCCCGATGGCGGAGCGCGTCGCCGAGAAGCTCATCGACGAGCAGGGCCTCGACGTCGAGGTGTCCAGCTTCGGTATCTCCGACGAGGAGCACGGCAACCCCATCGACGTGCGGGCCGTCCGCGTACTGAGGGGCGCAGGCTACCGCGCCGACGACCACGGGGCTCGGCAGGTCACCGCGGCAGACCTCCGCGACGCCGATCTGGTGATCGCCGTCGAGCCGTTCCAGGTCGCACGGCTGCGCGGCCTGGCGCCCGGTGTCACCGTCGAACTGCTCAACGACTACAACCCGGAGAAGAAGGGCGAGCCCCTCGACGACCCCTGGTACGGCGGCCCGGCGGGCTTCGAGTCGACGCTGTCGGACATTGAGGCGGCCATGCCGGGGATCCTCGAGGCCGTCACGGCCGAGTGGGACCCGGCCACGCCTGCCTGACCGGTTCCGGGGCGGCCTGATCGGTTCCGGGGCGGCCTGATCGGTTCCGGGGCTGATCGGCCTCCTGCCTGATCGGTCTCCCTGCCTGCCTGGCCGCCCTCCCCTTGGCGCCCTCCGCCCGCGCCAGCCAGGCTCGTGCACAACTGTGGCCTGGTCCGCAGCACGCGCGCTATTTCCGGGTGCTGCGGCTCTGGCCACTTTTGTGAGCGGGATGGGGCTGTGACCGGGGCTGGACCGTGTGACGGCCGGCGAAATCCTGCGACGCATGAACCTGCCGACCGCGCCGACGTGCGCGGTACTAGGGTGAAGACTCACCTCACGAAAGGCGCCGCCATGAGCCTGCTCGGCCGCAGCTTCCTCAAGGAACTCGACTTCACCACCGACGAATGGCAGGGTCTGCTCGACCTCGCAGCCGAGCTGAAGGCCGAGCGACGCGAGCGTCGCGAGACGAAGCGGCTCGAGGGGAAGCAGGTCGCGCTGCTGTTCGAGAAGACGTCGACGCGCACCCGGTGTGCCTTCGAGGTCGCCATGGCCCACCAGGGCGGCACCACCACCTACCTCGATCCGTCGGGCTCTCAGATCGGGCACAAGGAGTCGGCCGCCGACACCGCCCGCGTGCTCGGCCGCTGGTACGACGGCATCGAGTACCGCGGCTCCGGCCAGGACGTCGTCGAGACCCTCGCCGCCCACGCCGGCGTGCCCGTCTTCAACGGTCTGACCGACGACTGGCACCCCACGCAGATGCTCGCCGACCAGCTCACGATGATCGAGCACTCCGACAAGCCGCTGAACCAGATCGCCTTCGCGTTCATGGGCGACGCCCGCAACAACGTCGGCAACTCGCTGCTGATCTCCGGCGCCATGATGGGCATGGACGTGCGCATGGTCGCGCCGGTGTCGCAGCACAACGCCCCCGAGGTCGTCGAGCGGGCCCGCGCGATCGCGGAGACAACCGGCGCCCGCATCACCGTCACCGACGACGTCGCCGTCGGGGTCAAGGGCTGCGACTTCATCTACACCGACGTCTGGGTCTCCCTCGGTGAGCCCAAGGAGGTCTGGGCCGAGCGGATCGCGCTGCTGCGCCCGTACCAGGTCAACGCTGAACTCCTCGCGCTCACGGGCAACCCTGACGTGAAGTTCATGCACTGCCTGCCTGCGTTCCACGACCTCGGCACGTCCGTCGGCCGCGATCTCAAGGAGCAGTTCGGCATCGAGGGCGTCGAGGTCACCGACGAGGTGTTCGAATCGGAGGCGAGCATCGTCTTCGACCAGGCCGAGAACCGCATGCACACCATCAAGGCAGTTCTGGTCGCGACGCTGGCAGGCTGACCCGGCGGGAGTCGGTCTTCCGCGCACGCCGTCTCACGGGCCGGGGCCCAGCCGCCACGTCGGCTGGCTACCTGGACGAGGGAGTGTGCGCTTCTCGTGTCCGGACCGGGGAGAACCGGTCACTGGTCGATTTTCGGGACCCCGCTAGGCCCAGGCAGTGAGCGGTTTTCGGCACCGGACCGGGGAGAAGCGGTCACTGGTCGTTTTTCGGGAGCGCGCCTGACGGTCCTCGGGAGCGCGGCGAGTGGGGTCGCGTGGAGAACGGCCGACGATCCGCGGGAAGGGCGGCGCACGGTTCATGGGGAGGGTGCCCCGACGGAGTCAGTTGGCGCGGAACACGTCGCGGGAGTAGACCCGATCCGCGACGTCATCCAACTCGTCGGACCACCGGTTCGCGATGATCAGGTCCGCGCGACGCTTGAGCTCGGCGAGGCTCTCGACGAGCTCGCAGCCCGCGAACGTCGGCCCGTCGATCATCGGCTCGTAGATGACGACGGTGGCCCCGGCGTCGCGGAGCCGACGGATCACGCCCTGCACCGACGACTCCCGGATGTTGTCCGACCCGGCCTTCATCGTCAGCCGGTGCACGCCGACCACCTTCGGGCCCCGCGCCAGCACGTCGGCGGCGATGACGTCCTGCCTGGTCTGGTTGGAGTCGACGACGGCGCGGATCAGGTTCTGCGGCACGTCCCGGTAGTTGGCGAGCAGCTGCTGGCTGTCCTTCGGCAGGCAGTATCCGCCGTAGCCGAAGCTGGGATTGTTGTAGAAGCTTCCGATCCTGGTATCGAAGCAGACCCCCTCCAGCAGCATCCGGGAATCGAGGTCGTGCTGCAGCGCGAAGCTGTCGAGCTCGTTGAAGTAGGCCACGCGCAGCGCCAGGAAGGTGTTGGCGAAGAGCTTGATCGCCTCGGCCTCGGTGGAGTGCGTGATGAGCACCGGCGCCGGCTCATGCGCCGCCTCCTGCAGGGTGCGCGCGAACTCCTCCGCCTCCGGGCCCGGGTCACCGACCACGATCCGCGACGGATGCAGGTTGTCGTGCAGGGCCCGGCCCTCGCGCAGAAACTCCGGCGAGAACAGGATCCGCAGCCCGGGGTAGGCGTCGCGGATCCGGCGCGTGTACCCGACGGGCACCG is from Tessaracoccus palaemonis and encodes:
- a CDS encoding response regulator transcription factor, coding for MHILVVDDDQAVRDSLARSLTYSGDDVQTAADGVEALAKLVSYQPDAIIMDVMMPRLDGLETTRMLRQGGNDIPILILTARDAVGDRVDGLDAGADDYMVKPFALDELLARLRALTRRSKPAPEAESRVLTFQDVTLDTQHREVTRGGQHISLTRTEFALLQVFMENPRRVMERNTLLNEVWGFEFPTTANSLEVYIGYLRRKTEAGGKSRLIHTVRGIGYVLRESPP
- a CDS encoding low molecular weight protein-tyrosine-phosphatase, with the translated sequence MTKLVFVCWGNICRSPMAERVAEKLIDEQGLDVEVSSFGISDEEHGNPIDVRAVRVLRGAGYRADDHGARQVTAADLRDADLVIAVEPFQVARLRGLAPGVTVELLNDYNPEKKGEPLDDPWYGGPAGFESTLSDIEAAMPGILEAVTAEWDPATPA
- the argF gene encoding ornithine carbamoyltransferase, with protein sequence MSLLGRSFLKELDFTTDEWQGLLDLAAELKAERRERRETKRLEGKQVALLFEKTSTRTRCAFEVAMAHQGGTTTYLDPSGSQIGHKESAADTARVLGRWYDGIEYRGSGQDVVETLAAHAGVPVFNGLTDDWHPTQMLADQLTMIEHSDKPLNQIAFAFMGDARNNVGNSLLISGAMMGMDVRMVAPVSQHNAPEVVERARAIAETTGARITVTDDVAVGVKGCDFIYTDVWVSLGEPKEVWAERIALLRPYQVNAELLALTGNPDVKFMHCLPAFHDLGTSVGRDLKEQFGIEGVEVTDEVFESEASIVFDQAENRMHTIKAVLVATLAG
- a CDS encoding nucleotide sugar dehydrogenase, translated to MRVAVAGLGYVGLANATLLAQRHEVVALDINADRVVAVNERRCPIEDVDIERFFAEVPLDLRATTEPTEALVGARFVIVATPTNYDQELNEFDTSSIEAVLDQVAELSPDSTVVIKSTVPVGYTRRIRDAYPGLRILFSPEFLREGRALHDNLHPSRIVVGDPGPEAEEFARTLQEAAHEPAPVLITHSTEAEAIKLFANTFLALRVAYFNELDSFALQHDLDSRMLLEGVCFDTRIGSFYNNPSFGYGGYCLPKDSQQLLANYRDVPQNLIRAVVDSNQTRQDVIAADVLARGPKVVGVHRLTMKAGSDNIRESSVQGVIRRLRDAGATVVIYEPMIDGPTFAGCELVESLAELKRRADLIIANRWSDELDDVADRVYSRDVFRAN